A single window of Ktedonobacteraceae bacterium DNA harbors:
- a CDS encoding ATP-binding protein has product MDNIFDQVKTAHDDKIEDSMETGEMTPRTGDLFEYQEVQLTRISHGNAPSRLKAEILAGGGEMGALMRSIDWSTTILGPVESWPQSLRTAVSICLASYFPMLIWWGPELVMLYNDAYRPMLGATKHPQAMGQKGRECWPEIWDIIGPMLGGVLTRGQATWSENQLLPLDRNGYVEECYFTFSYSPIRDETGGIGGVFTAVTETTQQVLGERRLRTLRELAASTAGAKADEEVCSIAARTISNNPADIPFALLYLLDTDGKQARLVCTAGLEDDTSIVPSTIYLTGLDKHAEQWHTIFKQVVQTGKAELIDRLDKFCGELKLLAHNSMLPEMRPSSAMVLSVTRPGQNTPYGLLITGISPMRMLDEEYRGFFELVAGQIATAIASARAYQEARERAEALAELDAAKTAFFSNVSHEFRTPLTLLLGPVEDALADNTHALPPEQKERLEIVWRNALRLLKLVNTLLDFSRIEAGRIQATYEPVDLAAYTRELASSFRSAIEKAGLYYEVFCPALPEPVYVDREMWEKIVLNLLSNALKFTLDGGIRVELRSVDEHVELEVSDTGVGVAPEALPHIFERFYRARDIRARTHEGSGIGLALVQELVQLHGGTVQVHSTVGKGTSFVVSIPKGKAHLPAERIETERTLQSTAVGAAPYIEEALRWLPGASGADKSAVGTINRPLRDDDSVGRAEDATRGVEDAVGRDEDATREAEDARQREVSRRESERQREMRVLLVDDNADMRDYLQHILSSRWTVEAVANGAAALKAIQQHLPDLVLSDVMMPGLDGFQLMQALRSNPRTRSIPIILLSARAGEESTVEGLEAGADDYLVKPFSARELLARVGTHLEMARLRQDAILAREELFSIVSHDLKNPVATIKGYAQLLRRVAQRLGPANVEKESQQLLSGLSRIDATASRMTALINELLDLTALHIGKPLELDKKETDLVALTHQMVATYAQTRGQHDFRIHAEVPQLVGYWDTTRLERVISNLISNAIKYSPDGSEVVIEMMREDDEATSWAVLKVRDQGIGIPAKDLPFIFDRFHRGSNVVGRIEGTGLGLASARQIIEHHGGTIEATSQEGAGSTFIVRLPLTSLDASN; this is encoded by the coding sequence ATGGACAACATCTTTGATCAGGTCAAAACAGCACATGACGACAAGATTGAAGATAGCATGGAAACTGGCGAGATGACGCCCAGAACGGGTGATTTATTTGAATACCAGGAGGTCCAATTAACACGCATATCGCATGGCAATGCCCCATCCCGTTTGAAGGCAGAGATACTGGCGGGCGGCGGAGAGATGGGGGCACTGATGCGCTCGATAGACTGGTCTACCACCATACTCGGCCCCGTCGAAAGCTGGCCACAGAGTTTGCGCACCGCGGTAAGTATCTGCCTGGCATCGTATTTTCCAATGCTAATCTGGTGGGGGCCAGAACTTGTGATGCTCTACAACGATGCCTACAGGCCAATGCTGGGAGCTACTAAACATCCACAAGCCATGGGGCAGAAGGGTCGTGAATGCTGGCCGGAGATATGGGATATTATTGGACCAATGCTGGGGGGCGTTTTGACGAGGGGACAGGCCACATGGTCGGAGAATCAGTTACTGCCCCTTGACCGCAACGGTTACGTTGAAGAATGTTATTTCACTTTCTCTTATAGCCCGATTCGAGACGAAACGGGTGGTATTGGTGGCGTTTTTACGGCGGTGACCGAGACGACACAGCAGGTGCTGGGAGAAAGGCGCCTGCGCACACTGCGCGAGCTTGCGGCAAGTACGGCGGGGGCAAAGGCAGATGAAGAGGTCTGTTCGATTGCTGCCAGAACCATCTCCAACAACCCGGCCGATATTCCTTTCGCGCTGCTGTATTTGCTTGACACGGATGGAAAGCAGGCCCGGCTGGTGTGTACCGCGGGTCTGGAAGACGATACATCCATCGTGCCTTCCACCATCTATCTCACTGGCCTGGATAAGCATGCTGAGCAATGGCATACTATTTTTAAGCAGGTAGTCCAGACAGGCAAAGCCGAATTGATAGACCGGCTGGATAAATTTTGTGGCGAACTGAAATTGCTGGCACATAACTCTATGCTGCCTGAGATGCGGCCCTCTTCAGCAATGGTGCTGTCTGTGACGCGACCGGGGCAGAATACCCCTTATGGATTACTCATCACGGGCATCAGTCCTATGCGAATGCTTGACGAGGAGTACCGCGGTTTTTTTGAGCTGGTCGCCGGGCAGATTGCGACGGCTATAGCCAGCGCGCGCGCGTACCAGGAGGCACGCGAACGGGCCGAGGCGCTGGCCGAGTTAGACGCGGCCAAGACTGCTTTTTTCAGCAACGTCAGCCACGAATTTCGCACACCACTTACCTTGCTACTTGGACCGGTTGAAGACGCGCTTGCGGATAACACTCATGCACTTCCACCAGAGCAAAAGGAACGCCTTGAGATTGTATGGCGTAATGCTTTACGCCTGCTGAAGCTGGTAAATACGCTGCTTGATTTCTCTCGCATTGAGGCCGGGCGCATCCAGGCTACATATGAACCTGTTGACCTCGCTGCCTATACGCGTGAACTGGCCAGTTCGTTTCGTTCTGCTATAGAGAAGGCGGGGTTGTACTATGAAGTATTTTGTCCGGCTCTGCCTGAGCCGGTTTACGTTGATCGCGAGATGTGGGAAAAGATCGTCCTCAATCTGCTCTCAAATGCGTTGAAGTTCACGTTGGATGGCGGGATTCGGGTCGAACTGCGTTCAGTCGATGAGCATGTGGAGCTTGAAGTAAGCGATACCGGTGTAGGTGTTGCACCTGAAGCACTTCCTCATATTTTCGAGCGCTTTTACCGGGCACGCGATATACGCGCCCGCACGCATGAGGGATCCGGGATCGGCCTGGCACTTGTGCAAGAGCTTGTTCAGTTGCACGGTGGGACGGTGCAGGTACATAGCACTGTGGGCAAAGGAACCAGCTTTGTCGTGTCCATTCCAAAGGGGAAGGCCCACCTGCCTGCTGAACGTATTGAAACCGAGCGTACATTACAATCTACGGCGGTTGGCGCGGCCCCCTATATTGAAGAGGCTTTGAGGTGGTTACCGGGGGCTAGCGGGGCCGATAAATCGGCGGTGGGCACGATCAATCGGCCCCTACGGGACGATGATTCGGTGGGACGGGCCGAGGATGCGACGCGGGGGGTCGAGGATGCAGTGGGACGGGACGAGGATGCGACGCGGGAGGCCGAGGATGCGAGGCAGAGAGAGGTGAGCCGGAGAGAATCAGAGCGACAGCGGGAAATGCGCGTTTTGCTCGTGGATGATAATGCCGATATGCGCGACTATTTACAGCATATATTAAGTTCCCGCTGGACGGTGGAGGCGGTGGCGAATGGCGCGGCTGCGCTGAAGGCTATCCAGCAACATCTACCCGACCTTGTTCTGAGTGACGTGATGATGCCGGGATTGGATGGTTTCCAACTGATGCAGGCGTTACGCAGCAACCCACGCACCCGCTCCATTCCTATCATCCTGCTTTCCGCTCGTGCAGGTGAGGAATCGACGGTAGAGGGATTGGAAGCCGGAGCCGATGACTATCTGGTGAAGCCCTTTTCTGCCCGCGAGTTGTTAGCACGCGTCGGCACGCATCTTGAGATGGCCCGCCTGCGCCAGGATGCTATTCTCGCGCGGGAAGAACTGTTTTCCATTGTCTCTCATGATCTGAAAAATCCCGTGGCAACGATCAAGGGATACGCGCAATTGCTGCGACGCGTTGCCCAGCGTTTAGGACCCGCGAATGTAGAGAAGGAATCGCAGCAACTCTTGAGCGGTTTGAGTCGAATCGACGCGACGGCGTCCAGGATGACGGCACTGATAAACGAGCTACTTGACCTCACAGCCTTGCATATAGGGAAACCCCTTGAACTCGATAAGAAAGAAACCGACCTGGTCGCTCTTACGCATCAGATGGTTGCAACATATGCACAAACCAGGGGACAGCACGATTTTCGTATTCATGCTGAAGTACCACAACTGGTGGGTTACTGGGATACAACACGCCTGGAACGAGTTATTAGCAACCTTATCTCGAATGCGATCAAATACAGCCCTGACGGGAGTGAGGTTGTTATCGAAATGATGCGAGAGGATGACGAAGCTACTTCCTGGGCAGTGTTGAAGGTTCGCGATCAGGGAATAGGCATTCCGGCAAAGGACTTGCCTTTTATCTTCGACCGTTTCCACCGTGGCAGCAATGTGGTCGGAAGAATAGAGGGCACCGGCCTCGGTCTGGCGAGCGCGCGTCAAATCATCGAACACCACGGCGGCACCATTGAAGCTACAAGCCAGGAGGGCGCCGGATCCACATTTATCGTGCGACTTCCTCTCACATCCCTTGATGCCAGCAACTAG
- a CDS encoding protease pro-enzyme activation domain-containing protein: MQRTLVRKLGITCVVVIFVGISILSIALIARAQNDAPFVLKSQVPPLVSRAHLAGPASSQQQLNLSVGLQLRNQQELDNLLAAIYDPHSSLYHHFLTPQAFAAEFGPTPDQVQQVKDYLQQQGLVITHVSPNGLLIDATATVAEAEAAFSVTINNYTLGSNTFFANANPPVIPSSLSSLIASIGGLDNSVKMHPLYQVISRGKPSTGLNTRVPHTQTSPKAAQSGYGPSDLNGAYDGTALEQAGGQGNGQSVAVFELDGYQSSDVTTYFQNYNLGNPSITNVTVDGFDGSAGAGAIEVELDIEVVAAMAPKASQIVYEGPNTTQGVNDTYNQIVTDNKAQVMTVSWGECEAQSGNAELQTLDNIFKQGAAQGISMYAAAGDSGAYDCNDTNLAVDSPADDPYITGVGGTNLQISNGAYGSESVWSNPTDTQRSPEGSGGGGGLSSFFPEPSWQTGPGVKNQYSNGNREVPDVSADADPQTGYAVYCTVSAAGCSSSGGWIVVGGTSAAAPLWAGSTASINDYLQQHSKSRIGYANPVLYGLENAQQPKTPFHDVTSGNNLYYPATTNYDEASGWGSPDIYNIAQDIAGGVNPPPPSPTPGPTATPSPSPTATQTSTPSPSPTETSTPPPSPTVTNTPEPTSTPPGPSNSLIQDGGFEDGPGIWQESSAGGYELIDTTNPHSGQYSAYLCGYSSCDDVISQDFTVPTNASSISLSYWWFGDTSSTSSSCKDTLTVSLLDSNGSVIGKVEQSCNTDANQSWQQVQADLTSLLSSYAGQTVTLVFEGQTSTSHATTAFFVDDVAVTAS, translated from the coding sequence ATGCAGCGCACTCTTGTACGCAAGCTCGGAATCACCTGCGTAGTCGTTATCTTTGTAGGAATCAGTATTCTCAGTATTGCGTTAATTGCACGTGCCCAGAATGATGCACCTTTCGTTCTCAAAAGCCAGGTCCCTCCGCTCGTGAGCCGCGCTCACCTCGCCGGACCCGCCAGTTCGCAGCAGCAACTCAACTTATCTGTCGGCCTGCAACTGCGCAATCAGCAGGAATTGGACAACCTGCTCGCGGCTATCTATGATCCCCATTCCTCCCTGTATCATCACTTTCTCACACCCCAGGCATTTGCCGCCGAATTTGGCCCAACGCCTGACCAGGTGCAGCAGGTCAAAGACTATCTCCAGCAGCAGGGGTTAGTCATTACTCATGTTTCTCCCAATGGGCTTCTGATTGATGCTACTGCCACCGTTGCCGAGGCCGAAGCTGCCTTCTCAGTAACGATCAACAACTATACGTTGGGATCGAATACTTTTTTCGCGAACGCTAATCCGCCTGTCATCCCGTCTTCGCTCTCATCGCTTATTGCCTCTATCGGTGGGCTCGATAACAGCGTCAAAATGCACCCACTCTATCAGGTTATCAGCCGTGGCAAACCATCAACCGGCTTGAATACTCGTGTTCCGCATACGCAGACCTCTCCAAAGGCCGCGCAAAGTGGTTACGGCCCATCAGACCTCAACGGCGCTTACGACGGCACCGCCCTCGAACAGGCAGGTGGCCAGGGCAACGGCCAGTCCGTCGCCGTCTTCGAACTGGATGGCTATCAGAGCAGCGATGTCACCACCTATTTCCAGAACTATAACCTTGGTAATCCCAGCATCACCAATGTCACGGTCGATGGCTTCGACGGCTCAGCAGGCGCGGGCGCCATCGAGGTCGAGCTGGATATCGAGGTCGTCGCCGCTATGGCGCCCAAAGCCTCTCAGATCGTCTATGAAGGGCCAAATACGACCCAGGGCGTCAACGACACCTATAATCAAATTGTGACCGACAATAAAGCCCAGGTTATGACCGTTAGCTGGGGCGAATGTGAAGCGCAGAGCGGCAATGCCGAACTGCAAACGCTCGACAACATCTTCAAGCAGGGCGCCGCGCAGGGCATCTCCATGTATGCCGCAGCAGGCGACTCCGGGGCTTATGACTGCAATGACACCAATCTCGCCGTAGATTCGCCCGCCGACGACCCCTACATCACCGGCGTCGGCGGTACGAACCTGCAAATCAGCAATGGCGCGTATGGCAGCGAATCGGTCTGGAGCAATCCCACCGACACGCAGCGCAGCCCCGAAGGTTCCGGCGGTGGTGGTGGCCTCAGTAGCTTCTTCCCAGAACCCAGCTGGCAAACCGGCCCCGGCGTCAAAAACCAGTATAGCAACGGCAACCGCGAAGTGCCCGATGTCTCCGCCGATGCCGATCCCCAGACCGGCTATGCCGTCTATTGTACCGTCTCTGCCGCCGGTTGCTCCTCAAGTGGCGGCTGGATTGTCGTTGGTGGCACCAGTGCCGCCGCCCCGCTCTGGGCCGGCAGCACTGCCAGCATCAACGATTACCTGCAACAGCATTCGAAATCGCGTATCGGCTATGCCAATCCCGTCCTCTATGGCCTGGAGAACGCGCAGCAGCCCAAAACGCCCTTCCACGACGTGACCAGCGGCAACAACCTCTATTATCCGGCCACGACCAATTATGACGAAGCCAGTGGTTGGGGTTCGCCCGATATCTATAACATCGCCCAGGACATTGCCGGTGGAGTAAATCCGCCACCTCCGTCACCAACGCCAGGCCCGACTGCGACTCCATCGCCCAGCCCGACGGCCACACAAACGTCCACCCCGTCGCCGAGTCCAACGGAAACTTCAACGCCGCCACCCAGTCCGACGGTTACCAATACGCCTGAGCCTACATCCACACCGCCGGGACCTTCCAACTCGCTGATTCAGGATGGCGGCTTTGAAGATGGTCCCGGCATCTGGCAGGAATCCTCGGCGGGCGGCTATGAACTCATCGACACTACCAACCCACATAGCGGACAGTACAGCGCCTACCTGTGTGGCTACAGCAGCTGCGATGATGTCATCAGCCAGGATTTCACCGTTCCCACCAATGCCTCCAGCATCAGTTTGAGTTACTGGTGGTTTGGTGATACCAGTAGCACCTCATCCAGTTGCAAAGATACTTTAACTGTTTCATTGCTCGATAGCAATGGCAGTGTCATCGGCAAGGTTGAGCAATCCTGCAACACCGACGCCAACCAGAGCTGGCAGCAGGTGCAGGCCGATCTCACCTCCCTGCTCTCAAGTTATGCCGGGCAGACAGTAACGCTCGTCTTTGAAGGCCAGACATCAACTTCACACGCGACGACGGCCTTCTTCGTCGATGATGTAGCAGTCACGGCCTCGTAG
- a CDS encoding aldehyde dehydrogenase family protein, giving the protein MITEQLVIGGERVSAADGKTFSVIEPGTGAPFAEVAEAGPGDVERAVQVACRAFESGQWPRLSATARGRILLKASTIVRGRLEEIAVIEARNAGKPIRDARDEIGLVAAVLEYWGGAANKIFGETIPVQDAGLEVTLREPVGVCALITPWNFPLVIASWKIAPALACGNTVVVKPAQLTPLSVLALANILMEAGLPPGVISVLPGPGSVTGDALVRHPQVGKVSFTGSTEVGSHIMRLCADNITRVSLELGGKAANVVFADADLNRCIESSLFAVFGNCGQDCCARSRILVERPIYEEFVERFSRRVEDLKVGNPLHEETEIGSLISAGQRQRSLDYIALGQEEGARLVAGGTIPDDESGFFLRPAVLTSTDNGLRVNQEEIFGPVVSIIPFDTEEEAVRMANDTVYGLAGSIWTQNLGRAIRVAKGIRAGVLSVNSNHSVHTEAPFGGYKKSGIGREMGMHAVQLFTEVKSVFFSQD; this is encoded by the coding sequence ATGATAACTGAGCAACTGGTGATCGGCGGAGAGCGCGTTTCCGCCGCGGATGGTAAAACCTTTTCCGTCATCGAGCCGGGGACGGGCGCTCCTTTTGCTGAAGTGGCTGAGGCTGGCCCCGGAGATGTCGAGCGGGCGGTACAGGTAGCTTGCAGAGCATTTGAAAGCGGGCAGTGGCCGCGTCTCAGCGCGACGGCTCGCGGGAGAATACTGCTGAAGGCCTCGACCATTGTGCGGGGACGCCTGGAAGAAATCGCAGTGATCGAGGCACGTAATGCAGGCAAGCCCATCCGCGATGCGCGCGATGAGATTGGCCTTGTGGCCGCGGTCCTCGAATACTGGGGCGGTGCCGCTAACAAGATTTTTGGTGAGACCATTCCAGTGCAGGATGCCGGTCTCGAAGTTACCCTGCGGGAGCCGGTAGGCGTGTGTGCCCTCATCACCCCCTGGAACTTCCCGCTCGTAATCGCATCGTGGAAGATCGCGCCTGCCCTCGCCTGTGGCAATACCGTTGTGGTGAAACCAGCCCAGCTCACGCCGCTTTCAGTGCTGGCATTGGCCAATATTTTAATGGAAGCCGGGCTGCCACCGGGCGTTATCTCCGTGCTGCCTGGGCCTGGCTCCGTCACCGGCGATGCGCTGGTCAGGCATCCCCAGGTGGGGAAAGTCTCGTTTACCGGCTCGACGGAAGTTGGCTCGCACATCATGCGCCTGTGCGCGGACAATATCACGCGTGTCTCCCTCGAACTTGGCGGCAAGGCGGCGAATGTCGTATTTGCCGATGCTGATCTGAACCGCTGCATTGAATCTTCTCTATTCGCCGTCTTCGGCAACTGCGGCCAGGACTGCTGCGCGCGTTCCCGCATCCTGGTTGAGCGCCCAATCTATGAGGAGTTCGTCGAACGCTTCTCGCGACGGGTGGAAGATCTCAAGGTCGGTAATCCTCTGCATGAAGAGACGGAGATCGGTTCGCTCATCTCGGCAGGCCAGCGCCAGCGTTCGCTGGATTATATCGCGCTTGGGCAGGAAGAGGGAGCGAGGCTGGTAGCCGGTGGAACCATTCCAGATGATGAGAGCGGATTTTTTCTGCGCCCGGCGGTACTTACAAGCACCGATAACGGGCTGCGGGTTAACCAGGAAGAGATATTCGGGCCGGTCGTCAGTATCATTCCTTTCGATACAGAGGAAGAGGCAGTGCGTATGGCCAACGATACAGTCTATGGTCTGGCAGGTTCCATATGGACGCAGAATCTTGGCCGCGCCATTCGCGTTGCCAAGGGCATACGCGCCGGAGTCCTCTCCGTCAATTCCAATCACAGCGTGCATACGGAGGCGCCATTTGGTGGCTACAAAAAGAGCGGCATTGGACGCGAAATGGGTATGCATGCCGTGCAACTGTTTACGGAAGTAAAGAGCGTGTTCTTTTCGCAGGACTAG
- the proS gene encoding proline--tRNA ligase: MAESEKFVEEIVDQEDDFSLWYNQVVRKAELADYSPVRGCMIIRPYGYAIWENLQRLLDARFKETGVVNAYFPLLIPRSFLEREAEHVKGFAPEVAWVTRGGGEELEEPLAIRPTSETIIGHTYAKWIQSYRDLPILINQWNNVMRWEKRTILFLRTAEFLWQEGHTAHRTLEEAEERTLQMLEVYRSFAEEDAAMPVIAGRKSENEKFAGALRTYSIEALMEDGKALQAGTSHNLGHNFARSFDIQFLDADGQRKYCATTSWGMSTRMIGGIIMVHGDKSGLILPPRLAPYQVVIVPIWRSDSEKSAVGEMVERLEKLLKGKVRFHVDRSENTPGWKYNEWELRGVPVRMEVGPRDVKNESVMLVRRDNRAKESVKVEALQTRLPELLEEVQSALFQRAVEFRDKNTHYTEDYEEFKRIIAEDRGFVRVKWAEDSEAELAIKEETKATLRVIPFDQPAGGVKGKAIYTGKPATCEAIFARAY, encoded by the coding sequence ATGGCAGAATCAGAAAAGTTTGTTGAAGAGATTGTTGACCAGGAGGATGATTTTTCGCTCTGGTATAACCAGGTCGTGCGTAAGGCCGAACTCGCCGACTATTCACCCGTGCGCGGCTGCATGATTATCCGCCCGTATGGCTACGCGATCTGGGAAAATTTGCAGCGCCTGCTCGATGCCCGTTTCAAAGAGACCGGCGTCGTCAACGCCTACTTTCCCCTGCTCATCCCACGCAGCTTTCTGGAGCGCGAGGCCGAACACGTCAAGGGCTTTGCGCCGGAGGTTGCCTGGGTCACACGCGGCGGCGGCGAAGAATTGGAGGAGCCGCTGGCAATTCGTCCCACCAGCGAGACCATCATTGGCCACACCTACGCAAAGTGGATTCAGAGCTATCGCGACCTGCCCATCTTGATCAACCAGTGGAATAACGTTATGCGCTGGGAGAAACGCACCATCCTCTTCCTGCGCACGGCAGAATTTCTCTGGCAGGAGGGTCACACCGCCCATCGCACACTCGAAGAAGCCGAGGAGCGCACGTTGCAGATGCTCGAAGTCTATCGTTCCTTTGCCGAAGAGGACGCTGCCATGCCCGTTATTGCCGGGCGCAAGAGTGAGAACGAGAAGTTCGCCGGCGCGTTGCGTACCTACAGCATCGAAGCACTGATGGAAGACGGCAAGGCGCTGCAGGCTGGAACCAGTCACAACCTGGGCCACAACTTCGCACGGAGCTTCGATATTCAATTCCTGGATGCCGATGGACAGCGCAAATACTGCGCCACCACCAGCTGGGGCATGAGCACGCGCATGATCGGCGGCATCATCATGGTGCATGGTGATAAGTCCGGCCTCATCCTGCCCCCTCGCCTCGCGCCTTACCAGGTCGTCATCGTCCCCATCTGGCGCAGCGATAGCGAAAAGTCGGCGGTCGGCGAAATGGTCGAGCGGCTGGAAAAACTGCTCAAAGGCAAGGTTCGCTTCCACGTCGATAGAAGCGAGAACACGCCTGGCTGGAAGTATAACGAATGGGAACTGCGCGGCGTGCCTGTGCGCATGGAGGTCGGGCCGCGTGATGTGAAAAACGAGAGCGTCATGCTCGTACGTCGCGACAATCGCGCCAAAGAATCGGTGAAGGTCGAAGCCCTGCAAACGCGCCTGCCGGAACTGCTGGAGGAAGTGCAGTCTGCGCTCTTCCAACGCGCCGTCGAATTCCGCGACAAAAATACGCACTATACCGAAGACTACGAAGAATTCAAGCGCATCATCGCCGAGGACCGCGGTTTCGTGCGTGTGAAATGGGCCGAGGACAGCGAGGCCGAACTGGCCATCAAGGAAGAGACCAAAGCCACCCTGCGCGTCATCCCATTCGATC